In Betaproteobacteria bacterium, the following proteins share a genomic window:
- the xerD gene encoding site-specific tyrosine recombinase XerD has product MKAPVEGDLRLIERFCDSLWLADGLARNTLESYRRDITQFAAWLAADPGAGLLAAGPGHLHRHLAWQVEAKKAKPRSTGRLVSTLKRFYRFALQEGLRPDDPSADIEAPKLPRSLPKSLSEAQVEALLAAPDPEADLGLRDKAMLETLYASGLRVSELVGLKVQQVSLDMGVARVLGKGAKERLTPLGEEALDWIQRYLKLGRPAILGAKKSDALFVTARGGPMTRQAFWGLVKRYAARADIRTAISPHTLRHAFATHLINHGADLRVVQMLLGHADISTTQIYTHVARERLKRLHAKHHPRG; this is encoded by the coding sequence ATGAAGGCGCCCGTCGAGGGTGACCTTCGCCTCATCGAGCGCTTCTGCGACTCGCTCTGGCTCGCCGACGGACTGGCGCGCAACACGCTCGAGAGCTACCGGCGCGACATCACCCAGTTCGCGGCATGGCTCGCGGCCGATCCGGGGGCGGGGCTCCTCGCGGCCGGACCCGGGCACCTGCATCGCCACCTCGCCTGGCAGGTGGAGGCGAAGAAGGCGAAGCCGCGCAGCACCGGGCGGCTCGTCTCCACCCTCAAGCGTTTCTACCGCTTCGCGCTGCAGGAAGGACTTCGCCCCGACGACCCTTCGGCCGACATCGAGGCGCCCAAGCTTCCGCGATCGCTGCCCAAGTCGCTCAGCGAGGCGCAGGTCGAGGCGCTGCTCGCGGCGCCGGACCCCGAAGCGGACCTCGGGCTTCGCGACAAGGCGATGCTCGAGACGCTCTACGCCAGCGGGCTGCGCGTCTCCGAGCTGGTCGGGCTCAAGGTGCAGCAGGTGAGCCTGGACATGGGTGTGGCCAGGGTGCTCGGCAAGGGGGCGAAGGAGCGGCTCACGCCGTTGGGCGAGGAGGCGCTCGACTGGATCCAGCGTTACCTGAAGCTCGGCCGCCCGGCGATCCTCGGGGCGAAGAAAAGCGACGCGCTCTTCGTCACCGCGCGTGGTGGCCCGATGACGCGCCAGGCGTTCTGGGGGCTGGTGAAGCGCTACGCGGCGCGGGCGGACATCCGTACCGCCATCTCGCCGCACACGCTGCGCCATGCGTTCGCCACGCACCTCATCAACCACGGGGCGGACCTGCGCGTCGTGCAGATGCTTCTCGGGCACGCCGACATCTCCACCACGCAGATCTACACGCACGTGGCGCGCGAGCGCCTGAAGCGCCTGCACGCGAAGCACCACCCCCGCGGATGA
- the plsY gene encoding glycerol-3-phosphate 1-O-acyltransferase PlsY, protein MIALLAVVIAYLVGSIPFAVVVTRAMGLPDPRTFGSGNPGATNVLRSGNKAAAVLTLAGDALKGWVAVWGASGLGLSAGVVAIVAVAVFLGHVFPVWLRFRGGKGVATAAGVLFAIDWRVGLAVLVAWLCVVAVSRYSSLGALTASLFAPVAVYFVLGAGPLLAATCAMCAVLVWRHEANIRKLLRGEESRIGAKRTGT, encoded by the coding sequence ATGATCGCACTCTTGGCCGTCGTCATCGCCTACCTCGTCGGCTCCATCCCCTTCGCGGTGGTCGTGACCCGAGCGATGGGCCTGCCGGATCCGCGCACCTTCGGCTCCGGCAATCCCGGCGCCACCAACGTGCTGCGCTCGGGAAACAAGGCGGCCGCGGTGCTCACCCTGGCCGGCGACGCCCTCAAGGGCTGGGTCGCGGTGTGGGGGGCCTCGGGGCTCGGGCTTTCGGCGGGAGTCGTGGCGATCGTTGCCGTGGCGGTGTTCCTGGGCCACGTGTTCCCGGTCTGGCTTCGCTTCAGGGGGGGCAAGGGCGTGGCAACCGCGGCCGGCGTGCTCTTCGCGATCGACTGGCGCGTGGGCCTGGCGGTCCTCGTGGCCTGGCTCTGCGTCGTGGCCGTGAGCCGCTACTCGTCCTTGGGCGCGCTCACGGCATCGCTTTTCGCCCCGGTGGCGGTATATTTCGTTCTCGGCGCCGGTCCGCTCCTGGCCGCCACGTGCGCGATGTGCGCCGTGCTAGTGTGGCGCCATGAAGCCAACATCCGTAAGCTCCTGCGCGGCGAGGAAAGCCGCATCGGCGCCAAGAGGACCGGGACATGA
- a CDS encoding UxaA family hydrolase codes for MDLSKAKFWGYKRENGRVGVRNHVVILPVDDLSNAAAQAVENNIKGTMALPHPYGRLQFGADLDLHFRTLIGTGSNPNVAAVVVICIEEGWAKKVADGIAATGKPVAWFGIEQHGDHDTIMRASKKAKEFVQWASELQREERPLNDLWVSTKCGESDTTSGCGANPTVGNAFDKLYPHGTTLCFGETTELTGGEHLVAARCRTDEVRKKFQFMFDRYQALVERHKTSDLSDSQPTKGNIEGGLTTIEEKALGNIQKIGRKCLVDGVIDKAETPTGPGLWFMDSSSAAAEMLTLLGAAGFAVHFFPTGQGNVIGNPILPVIKLCANPRTVRTMSEHVDVDVSGLLRKEMSPDQAGDALLECMFRTANGRLTAAEALGHREFVLTRLYESA; via the coding sequence ATGGACCTGAGCAAAGCCAAGTTCTGGGGATACAAGCGGGAGAACGGCCGCGTCGGCGTGAGGAACCACGTCGTCATCCTGCCCGTCGACGATCTGTCGAACGCCGCGGCGCAGGCGGTGGAGAACAACATCAAGGGCACGATGGCGCTGCCGCACCCGTACGGGCGGCTGCAGTTCGGCGCGGACCTCGACCTGCATTTCCGCACGCTCATCGGCACCGGGTCCAATCCCAACGTCGCCGCGGTGGTCGTCATCTGCATCGAGGAAGGGTGGGCGAAGAAGGTGGCCGACGGAATCGCCGCCACCGGCAAGCCCGTCGCCTGGTTCGGCATCGAGCAGCACGGCGACCACGACACCATCATGCGCGCCTCGAAGAAGGCGAAGGAATTCGTGCAGTGGGCGAGCGAGCTTCAGCGCGAGGAGCGCCCGCTCAACGACCTGTGGGTCTCCACCAAATGCGGCGAATCCGACACGACTTCGGGTTGCGGCGCCAACCCGACGGTCGGCAACGCCTTCGACAAGCTCTACCCGCACGGCACCACGCTCTGCTTCGGCGAGACCACCGAGCTCACGGGAGGCGAGCACCTCGTGGCCGCGCGCTGCCGCACGGACGAGGTGCGCAAGAAGTTCCAGTTCATGTTCGACCGCTACCAGGCCCTCGTCGAGCGCCACAAGACGAGCGACCTGTCGGACTCGCAGCCCACCAAGGGCAACATCGAAGGCGGCCTCACCACGATCGAGGAGAAGGCGCTGGGCAACATCCAGAAGATCGGGCGCAAGTGCCTCGTGGACGGCGTCATCGACAAGGCGGAAACGCCCACCGGGCCGGGGCTCTGGTTCATGGATTCATCCTCGGCTGCCGCGGAAATGCTCACGCTGCTCGGGGCCGCGGGCTTCGCGGTGCACTTCTTCCCGACGGGCCAGGGCAACGTGATCGGCAACCCGATCCTTCCGGTGATCAAGCTGTGCGCCAACCCGCGCACCGTGCGCACGATGAGCGAGCACGTCGACGTGGATGTCTCGGGCCTGCTGCGCAAGGAAATGAGCCCGGACCAGGCGGGAGACGCGCTGCTGGAGTGCATGTTCCGCACGGCCAACGGGCGCCTCACCGCGGCCGAGGCGCTGGGGCATCGCGAGTTCGTCCTGACGCGCCTTTACGAAAGCGCCTAG
- a CDS encoding GntR family transcriptional regulator, translating to MPATARRVSSPALPPDRPLYEEVRAHLTEGIAAGRWKANQAIPSESELAAHFGVAIGTIRRAVDNLVAQGALVRRQGKGTYVTSHDGRRLMFHFFHVVGADGTKAYPDVRTASFERGRAGAGEAEALAIGRDERVIRIRNVLSLEGRPVIVDDITLPAALFPGLNERIFAARDNTIYHLYQSRYGINVLRTDERLRASLAAGANASLLGVPPGSPLLEIRRVALTFRDRPVELRVSLVNTAAHVYHNTFGKGEAL from the coding sequence ATGCCCGCCACTGCCCGCCGCGTGTCCTCGCCGGCCCTGCCGCCCGACCGCCCGCTCTACGAGGAAGTGCGCGCGCACCTGACCGAAGGCATCGCCGCCGGCCGCTGGAAGGCGAACCAGGCGATCCCGTCGGAATCGGAGCTCGCGGCCCACTTCGGCGTGGCGATCGGCACCATCCGCAGGGCGGTCGACAACCTCGTCGCGCAGGGCGCGCTTGTGCGCCGCCAGGGCAAGGGCACCTATGTCACCTCCCACGACGGGCGCCGGCTCATGTTCCACTTCTTCCACGTCGTGGGCGCGGACGGCACCAAGGCCTATCCCGACGTGCGCACCGCGTCCTTCGAGCGCGGGCGCGCCGGCGCGGGCGAGGCCGAGGCCCTCGCCATCGGCCGCGACGAGCGCGTGATCCGCATCCGCAACGTGCTCTCGCTGGAAGGCCGGCCGGTCATCGTGGACGACATCACCCTGCCGGCCGCGCTCTTCCCCGGGCTCAACGAGCGCATCTTCGCCGCGCGCGACAACACGATCTACCACCTCTACCAGAGCCGCTACGGGATCAACGTGCTGCGCACCGACGAGCGGCTGCGCGCGAGCCTCGCCGCCGGCGCCAACGCGTCCCTGCTCGGCGTTCCCCCGGGCAGCCCGCTACTCGAGATCCGCCGCGTGGCGCTCACCTTTCGCGACCGCCCCGTGGAGCTTCGGGTCTCGCTCGTCAACACGGCGGCGCACGTCTATCACAACACCTTCGGCAAGGGCGAGGCGCTGTAG
- a CDS encoding TRAP transporter fused permease subunit has product MSQPAAPDDDLLPDDGLTEELRHKVEEFIAEEEGSFNRYKGWLAAFLTLVAVGTSAFHLYAAYGIVRTDLLRGIHVGLILFLSFMLFPVAKRFRDRLMWFDVALALLSLVVIGWMIFGGDAFVDRNTDPETWDIIFGVALMLLVVEATRRTSGWIMPIVIAFFIAYAFAGPWLPHPWTHRGYDLGRLVGHMYMTLEGIFGTAVDVSATLIILFTIYGAFLQYSGAGKFFLDFSFSLMGGKSTSAGRAVVMSSFLLGGPSGSGVATTVTIGAVAYPMLAKAGYEPAAAGGLLAAGGLGAILSPPVLGAAAFLIAEFLKISYLDVVKMAVIPTLLYYFCLYFMVELDARKYGMSESTYEAVESAWTLSKRYWYHFLSLSSIVIFMLMGFSPTLAVFWATVTAFLVSFFRRESALYPRRFIKAMETGTTGVLNVAATCASAGIIVGVVTLTGLGLKFSSIVIDYAGGSLALTAIYTALTVWIVGLAVPVTASYIICAVITAPALITLGVPDYAAHMFIFYYALLSEVSPPTALSCFAAAAITGADPYKTTLQAWKYTMPAFVVPFFFVLDPMGSGVLLVLPKGANWWEVAWVVFLVFVAIAALAAGLQGWLLKKTNLLERTLLVLAGFLVIIPVNSLDAVGVGLFALVFVIQMLRHRRVPVPT; this is encoded by the coding sequence ATGAGCCAGCCCGCAGCGCCCGACGACGACCTTCTGCCCGACGACGGGCTTACCGAGGAACTCCGGCACAAGGTCGAGGAGTTCATCGCGGAGGAGGAAGGCAGCTTCAACCGCTACAAAGGCTGGCTGGCGGCGTTTCTCACCCTGGTCGCGGTCGGCACCTCCGCCTTCCACCTCTACGCGGCCTACGGAATCGTCCGCACGGACCTGTTGCGCGGCATCCACGTGGGCCTGATCCTCTTCCTGTCCTTCATGCTGTTCCCCGTGGCGAAGCGATTCCGCGACCGCCTCATGTGGTTCGATGTGGCGCTTGCGCTGCTGTCGCTGGTGGTGATCGGCTGGATGATCTTCGGCGGGGATGCTTTCGTCGACCGCAACACGGACCCGGAGACCTGGGACATCATCTTCGGCGTGGCGCTCATGCTGCTCGTGGTCGAGGCGACGCGCCGCACCTCGGGCTGGATCATGCCCATCGTCATCGCCTTCTTCATCGCCTACGCGTTCGCTGGGCCGTGGCTGCCGCACCCGTGGACGCACCGCGGGTACGACCTGGGGCGCCTCGTGGGGCACATGTACATGACGCTCGAGGGCATCTTCGGCACGGCCGTGGACGTTTCCGCGACGCTGATCATCCTCTTCACCATCTACGGTGCGTTCCTGCAGTATTCGGGCGCGGGCAAGTTCTTCCTCGACTTCTCGTTTTCGCTCATGGGGGGCAAGTCCACCAGCGCCGGGCGCGCGGTGGTGATGTCCTCGTTCCTTCTCGGCGGGCCGTCGGGTTCGGGCGTGGCCACCACGGTCACCATCGGGGCGGTGGCCTACCCGATGCTCGCGAAGGCCGGTTACGAGCCCGCGGCCGCGGGCGGCCTGCTGGCGGCGGGCGGCCTGGGCGCGATCCTTTCGCCTCCCGTGCTGGGCGCGGCGGCTTTCCTGATCGCGGAGTTCCTCAAGATCTCCTACCTCGACGTGGTGAAGATGGCGGTGATCCCGACCCTCCTCTACTACTTCTGCCTGTATTTCATGGTGGAGCTCGACGCGCGCAAGTACGGGATGAGCGAGTCCACCTACGAGGCGGTGGAGAGCGCCTGGACGCTCAGCAAGCGCTACTGGTACCACTTCCTGTCGCTCTCCTCGATCGTCATCTTCATGCTGATGGGCTTCTCGCCCACGCTCGCGGTCTTCTGGGCGACGGTGACCGCGTTCCTGGTGAGCTTCTTCCGGCGCGAGTCGGCGCTCTATCCGCGGCGGTTCATCAAGGCGATGGAGACGGGCACGACGGGCGTGCTCAACGTCGCGGCCACGTGTGCCTCGGCGGGCATCATCGTGGGCGTGGTGACGCTCACCGGCCTGGGGCTCAAGTTCTCCTCGATCGTGATCGACTACGCTGGCGGCAGCCTCGCACTCACGGCGATCTACACGGCCCTCACCGTCTGGATCGTGGGCCTGGCCGTTCCGGTGACGGCCTCCTACATCATCTGCGCGGTGATCACGGCGCCCGCGCTCATCACGCTGGGCGTTCCCGACTACGCGGCGCACATGTTCATCTTCTACTACGCCCTGCTTTCCGAGGTGTCGCCCCCGACCGCACTCTCGTGCTTCGCCGCCGCCGCCATCACCGGCGCGGATCCGTACAAGACCACGCTGCAGGCCTGGAAGTACACGATGCCGGCGTTCGTCGTGCCCTTCTTCTTCGTGCTCGACCCGATGGGCAGCGGCGTGCTCCTCGTGCTGCCCAAGGGCGCGAACTGGTGGGAGGTGGCCTGGGTCGTCTTCCTCGTCTTCGTGGCCATTGCCGCGCTGGCCGCCGGGCTTCAGGGTTGGCTGCTCAAGAAGACGAACCTCCTGGAGCGCACGCTTCTCGTCCTGGCGGGCTTCCTCGTCATCATCCCGGTGAACAGCCTCGATGCCGTCGGCGTCGGGCTCTTCGCCCTCGTCTTCGTAATCCAGATGCTGCGCCACCGGCGCGTGCCCGTCCCCACATGA
- a CDS encoding sulfite exporter TauE/SafE family protein, translating to MSELAQLPAVFWIVAPITILFAYTVFGMSGFGSTVIAIPILANWLPLTYLVPLMALGDLVAAITVGGSNRRHVSGPELKRLLPFMILGIVLGVTALVNVPQPPLKVGLGTFTIVVGLHSILNPAPRGTISPWWCVPAGTVAGILAAVFGAGGPVNVAYLAGRLRDKSEIRSTISTIISVSAALRTLLYAMAGLVLKTGLFAGFALAAPFAWAGLALGSRIHVGFTQTQMRRAVGGVLMASGVVLLARMLPG from the coding sequence ATGAGCGAGCTCGCGCAGCTTCCGGCCGTCTTCTGGATCGTGGCCCCGATCACGATCCTCTTCGCCTACACGGTGTTCGGCATGTCGGGTTTCGGGTCGACGGTGATCGCCATTCCGATCCTGGCCAACTGGCTGCCGCTCACTTACCTCGTGCCGCTCATGGCGCTCGGGGATCTCGTGGCGGCGATCACCGTGGGCGGCTCGAACCGCCGCCACGTGAGCGGGCCCGAGCTCAAGCGGCTGCTGCCCTTCATGATCCTGGGCATCGTGCTGGGCGTCACGGCGCTCGTGAACGTCCCGCAACCGCCGCTCAAGGTCGGGCTCGGAACATTCACGATCGTGGTGGGCCTGCACTCGATCCTCAATCCGGCGCCCCGGGGAACGATCTCGCCGTGGTGGTGCGTTCCCGCCGGGACCGTGGCGGGGATCCTCGCGGCGGTATTCGGCGCGGGAGGCCCGGTCAACGTGGCCTATCTCGCGGGCCGGCTGCGGGACAAGAGCGAGATCCGTTCCACGATCTCGACCATCATTTCCGTCTCCGCGGCGCTGCGCACATTGCTTTACGCGATGGCGGGCCTCGTCCTCAAGACCGGGCTTTTCGCCGGCTTCGCGCTCGCCGCGCCGTTCGCGTGGGCGGGGCTGGCTCTCGGGTCGCGGATCCACGTGGGGTTCACGCAGACGCAGATGCGGCGCGCCGTCGGCGGCGTGCTCATGGCGAGCGGCGTCGTGCTCCTCGCGCGCATGCTGCCGGGGTGA
- a CDS encoding aminoacyl-tRNA deacylase, translating to MHTGTPATAFLAQHGVAYTEHLYDYIEHGGTAVSSSSLGVPEHEVVKTLVMETDKGEPLVVLMHGDRKVATKELARAAGAKRVFPCKPEDATRHSGYLVGGCSPFGTRKNMPVYMESSILALGRIYINGGRRGYLLGMPPSELTRVLSPILVAVGREE from the coding sequence ATGCACACCGGAACACCGGCCACCGCCTTTCTCGCACAGCATGGCGTGGCCTACACCGAGCATCTCTACGACTATATCGAGCACGGCGGCACGGCGGTGTCGTCCTCGTCGCTGGGCGTGCCCGAGCACGAGGTGGTGAAGACGCTGGTCATGGAGACGGACAAGGGCGAGCCGCTCGTGGTTCTCATGCACGGCGACCGCAAGGTCGCCACGAAGGAGCTCGCGCGCGCAGCGGGCGCGAAACGCGTCTTCCCTTGCAAGCCGGAGGACGCGACGCGCCACTCCGGCTACCTCGTCGGGGGGTGCTCCCCGTTCGGCACGAGAAAGAACATGCCCGTGTACATGGAAAGCTCGATCCTCGCGCTCGGGCGCATCTACATCAACGGCGGGCGACGCGGCTACCTGCTGGGCATGCCGCCCTCGGAGTTGACGCGCGTGCTCTCGCCCATTCTTGTTGCCGTGGGGCGCGAAGAGTAA
- a CDS encoding DUF2784 domain-containing protein yields MLADLVLLLHAAFVLFVAGGLVAIWAGAAFDRSWARNPWFRGLHLAAIAFVAVQSALGYACPLTIWEDALRGSADDAGFIQRGVRALLYWNAPGWVFTTVYVAFGAFVAATWWRIPPRRG; encoded by the coding sequence ATGCTCGCCGACCTGGTCCTCCTGCTGCACGCCGCTTTCGTCCTCTTCGTGGCGGGCGGGCTCGTGGCGATCTGGGCGGGCGCTGCCTTCGATCGAAGCTGGGCAAGGAACCCGTGGTTCCGGGGACTGCACCTGGCCGCCATCGCGTTCGTGGCCGTGCAATCGGCGCTCGGCTACGCCTGCCCGCTCACGATCTGGGAGGACGCCCTTCGGGGCAGCGCGGACGATGCCGGGTTCATCCAGCGCGGGGTGCGCGCGCTGCTCTACTGGAACGCGCCGGGGTGGGTGTTCACGACGGTTTACGTCGCCTTCGGGGCGTTCGTCGCCGCGACGTGGTGGCGAATCCCTCCGCGGCGCGGCTAG
- a CDS encoding response regulator transcription factor — MTPNKPAVESDDLDFTKPAAIQPPAPTPQQLATAHKEAASGGAELRQAGYYVAIARRAAAKVPPRNGERHALLVIEDDPDLSNLLAEIFSVAGFEVRRAANRAQINAEINKPMMPDLILLDIVLPDADGLQILSRLRAHPKYARMPVIMMTGKAEAADVKAGLAAGADGYVSKPFRMSALVAAVSLVLGKT, encoded by the coding sequence ATGACCCCGAATAAGCCGGCCGTGGAGTCCGACGACCTGGATTTCACGAAGCCTGCCGCAATCCAGCCGCCGGCCCCGACGCCGCAGCAACTCGCCACGGCCCACAAGGAGGCAGCCTCGGGCGGCGCGGAACTGCGCCAGGCCGGCTATTACGTCGCCATCGCGCGGCGCGCCGCAGCCAAGGTGCCCCCGCGCAACGGCGAGCGCCACGCCCTGCTCGTGATCGAGGACGACCCGGATCTGTCCAACCTGCTCGCGGAGATCTTCAGCGTCGCGGGCTTCGAGGTGCGCCGCGCCGCCAATCGCGCCCAGATCAACGCGGAAATCAACAAGCCCATGATGCCGGACCTGATCCTGCTCGACATCGTGCTGCCGGATGCCGACGGGCTGCAGATCCTCTCGCGCCTTCGCGCCCATCCCAAGTACGCGCGCATGCCCGTCATCATGATGACGGGCAAGGCGGAGGCCGCCGACGTGAAGGCGGGGCTCGCCGCCGGCGCCGACGGCTACGTGAGCAAGCCGTTCAGGATGAGCGCGCTCGTGGCCGCCGTGAGTCTCGTGCTGGGCAAGACCTAG
- a CDS encoding DUF2905 domain-containing protein translates to MLKWVLVIVVAVVVLSFFAPQFSKMGLGRLPGDITVRFRGRLVYLPITTTVLISLALTAMGRIL, encoded by the coding sequence ATGCTGAAGTGGGTGCTGGTGATCGTCGTGGCCGTGGTGGTCCTGTCATTCTTCGCCCCGCAGTTCTCGAAGATGGGGCTGGGGCGGCTTCCGGGCGACATCACCGTGCGCTTCCGCGGCCGCCTCGTGTACCTGCCCATCACCACCACGGTGCTGATCTCGCTCGCCCTCACGGCCATGGGGCGAATCCTCTAG
- a CDS encoding flagellar biosynthesis protein FlgA yields the protein MIHFVVHDEGDCVGVVVVEGVKAGDTLTGWIMDQDREITFKAANDIPIGHKLAIKALAKDATVIKYGTDIGRVVAPIGVGEHAHVHNIKTKRW from the coding sequence ATGATCCATTTCGTGGTGCATGACGAGGGCGATTGCGTCGGCGTGGTGGTGGTCGAGGGCGTGAAGGCCGGCGACACCCTGACCGGCTGGATCATGGACCAGGACCGGGAGATCACGTTCAAGGCCGCGAACGACATCCCCATCGGCCACAAGCTCGCCATCAAGGCGCTGGCGAAGGACGCGACGGTCATCAAGTACGGCACCGACATCGGGCGCGTGGTGGCCCCCATCGGCGTGGGTGAGCACGCCCATGTCCACAACATCAAGACCAAGCGGTGGTGA
- a CDS encoding methylated-DNA--[protein]-cysteine S-methyltransferase: MGTRPGRPPDDRCQGRSRGHDAARRRSQGRHARAHGGAPRVRALGGVVRFRVRQLFHRRGPTYANRPGLSGHRSRCAGGPRGVPGTHRDARRRDARGCGRAAARRPAPRQPRADRGRRHRARAGTRREDPCPGGRRLKSVAPFQACVRAPFGTLGVSATDTHVTGIRYLSPDVPAMAPRKNTVAYLACVQLQFYLDDPGFEFELPLKLAGTRHQLAVWEAMQAIPAGQTRTYGELAKQIGSSARAVGGACGANPIPVVVPCHRVVGAGGALGGFMGAREEGFELSIKRWLLAHEGARRG, translated from the coding sequence ATGGGCACTCGACCGGGACGGCCACCCGACGACCGATGCCAAGGCAGGTCTCGAGGGCATGATGCTGCCCGCCGGCGGAGCCAAGGGCGCCATGCTCGCGCTCACGGTGGAGCTCCTCGTGTGCGCGCTCTCGGGGGCGTCGTTCGGTTTCGAGTCCGACAGCTTTTTCACCGACGCGGGCCGACCTACGCGAATCGGCCAGGCCTTTCTGGTCATCGATCCCGATGCGCTGGCGGGCCGCGAGGTGTTCCTGGAACGCATCGAGACGCTCGTCGCCGCGATGCTCGCGGATGCGGGCGTGCGGCTGCCCGGCGACCGGCGCCGCGCCAACCGCGAGCGGATCGCGGCCGAAGGCATCGCGCTCGCGCCGGAACTCGCCGCGAAGATCCGTGCCCTGGCGGGAGAAGGCTGAAATCGGTGGCGCCCTTCCAGGCCTGCGTCCGCGCGCCCTTCGGCACCCTCGGCGTGTCGGCGACGGATACGCATGTCACGGGAATCCGCTACCTCTCGCCCGACGTGCCGGCGATGGCCCCGAGGAAGAATACGGTCGCCTACCTCGCCTGCGTCCAGCTGCAGTTCTACCTGGACGATCCCGGCTTCGAGTTCGAGCTGCCGCTCAAGCTGGCGGGGACGCGCCACCAGCTCGCGGTGTGGGAGGCGATGCAGGCGATCCCGGCCGGCCAGACGCGCACGTACGGCGAACTCGCGAAGCAGATCGGGTCCTCGGCGCGCGCAGTGGGCGGCGCCTGTGGCGCGAACCCCATTCCGGTCGTGGTCCCGTGCCATCGCGTCGTGGGCGCGGGCGGCGCCCTGGGAGGCTTCATGGGCGCGCGCGAGGAAGGTTTCGAACTTTCGATCAAGCGATGGCTGCTTGCGCATGAAGGCGCCCGTCGAGGGTGA
- a CDS encoding dihydroneopterin aldolase — MDTIFIREFRVDAWVGIYDWEKLRPQTLELEVEIGIPGTAAGRTDDIHDTVHYGKVVERFTAELAARRFGLLEALAEHLAGIVTGEFKSPWVRLSVAKLGHIRNVRKVGVTIERSGAPAK; from the coding sequence ATGGACACCATCTTCATCCGTGAATTTCGCGTCGACGCCTGGGTCGGCATCTACGACTGGGAAAAGCTCAGGCCCCAGACGCTCGAGCTCGAGGTGGAGATCGGCATCCCCGGCACGGCCGCGGGACGCACGGACGACATCCACGACACGGTTCACTACGGGAAGGTCGTGGAACGCTTCACGGCCGAGCTTGCTGCGCGCCGCTTCGGGTTGCTGGAGGCACTGGCCGAGCACCTGGCCGGCATCGTCACGGGAGAATTTAAGTCGCCCTGGGTGCGACTTTCCGTCGCGAAGCTGGGGCACATCCGGAACGTGCGCAAGGTAGGCGTCACCATCGAGCGATCCGGCGCGCCGGCGAAGTGA